One part of the Muntiacus reevesi chromosome 20, mMunRee1.1, whole genome shotgun sequence genome encodes these proteins:
- the PACSIN1 gene encoding protein kinase C and casein kinase substrate in neurons protein 1 produces MSGSYDEASLAPEETTDSFWEVGNYKRTVKRIDDGHRLCNDLMSCVQERAKIEKAYAQQLTDWAKRWRQLLEKGPQYGSLERAWGAIMTEADKVSELHQEVKNSLLNEDLEKVKNWQKDAYHKQIMGGFKETKEAEDGFRKAQKPWAKKMKELEAAKKAYHLACKEEKLAVTREMNSKTEQSVTPEQQKKLQDKVDKCKQDVQKTQEKYEKVLDDVGKTTPQYMEGMEQVFEQCQQFEEKRLVFLKEVLLDIKRHLNLAESSSYVQVYRELEQAIRGADAQDDLRWFRSTSGPGMPMNWPQFEEWNPDLPHTAAKKEKQPKKAEGAALTNAAGVVESTSQAGDRGSVSSYDRGQTYATEWSDDESGNPFGGNEANGGSNPFDEDAKGVRVRALYDYDGQEQDELSFKAGDELTKLGEEDEQGWCRGRLDSGQLGLYPANYVEAV; encoded by the exons ATGTCTGGCTCTTACGACGAGGCCTCGCTAGCTCCGGAGGAGACCACTGACagcttctgggag GTGGGGAACTACAAGCGGACGGTGAAGCGCATCGATGACGGGCACCGGCTGTGCAACGACCTGATGAGCTGCGTGCAGGAGCGCGCCAAGATTGAGAAAGCCTACGCGCAGCAGCTCACCGACTGGGCCAAGCGCTGGCGCCAGCTCCTCGAGAAAG GCCCACAGTATGGCAGCTTGGAGCGGGCCTGGGGTGCCATAATGACGGAGGCCGACAAGGTGAGCGAGCTGCACCAGGAGGTGAAGAACAGCCTGCTGAACGAGGACCTGGAGAAGGTCAAGAACTGGCAGAAGGATGCCTACCACAAGCAGATCATGGGTGGCTTCAAGGAGACCAAGGAGGCTGAGGACGGCTTCCGCAAGGCCCAGAAGCCTTGGGCCAAGAAGATGaaggag ctaGAGGCAGCCAAGAAGGCCTACCATCTGGCCTGCAAAGAGGAGAAGCTGGCCGTGACCCGGGAGATGAACAGCAAGACGGAGCAGTCAGTCACACCCGAGCAGCAGAAGAAGCTGCAGGACAAAGTGGACAAGTGCAAGCAGGATGTGCAGAAG ACACAGGAGAAGTATGAGAAGGTGCTGGACGACGTGGGCAAGACCACGCCCCAGTACATGGAGGGCATGGAGCAGGTGTTTGAGCAATGCCAGCAGTTCGAGGAAAAGCGGCTGGTCTTCCTCAAGGAGGTGCTGCTGGACATCAAACGTCATCTCAACCTGGCCGAGAGCAGCAG CTACGTCCAAGTGTACCGGGAGCTGGAGCAGGCTATCCGGGGGGCTGATGCCCAGGACGACCTCAGATGGTTCCGCAGCACCAGCGGCCCTGGCATGCCCATGAACTGGCCCCAGTTTGAG GAGTGGAACCCAGACCTCCCTCACACCGCCGCCAAGAAGGAGAAACAGCCTAAGAAGGCAGAGGGGGCAGCGCTGACCAATGCTGCTGGCGTGGTGGAGTCCACGTCTCAGGCTGGGGACCGTGGCAG CGTTAGCAGCTACGACAGGGGCCAGACTTACGCCACCGAGTGGTCGGACGATGAGAGCGGGAACCCGTTTGGGGGCAATGAGGCCAACGGAGGCTCCAACCCCTTCGACGAGGATGCCAAGGGAGTGCGTGTGCGGGCGCTCTATGACTACGACGGCCAGGAGCAGGATGAGCTCAGCTTCAAGGCCG GAGACGAGCTCACCAAGCTGGGCGAGGAGGACGAGCAGGGTTGGTGCCGCGGGCGGCTGGACAGCGGGCAGCTGGGCCTCTACCCCGCCAACTACGTGGAGGCCGTCTAG